The Methanobacterium sp. sequence TGTTGCTACACGCGAGTAGTTCAGGAGATCGTTAATTAAAGTTTGCATCCTTTTTGCAGCATCTACAATATACTCAATAAACTCATCAGCGTCCAAATCTAACTTATCCTTATAACGCCTTTCAATTAACTGGGTAAAACTGGTAATAGTCCTGAGAGGTTCTTGAAGATCATGGGACGCGACATAAGCAAATTGCCGTAGTTCTTCATTAGAATGTCTTAATTCTTTTACAGTTTCTTTTAATTCTTCTTCCAATTGTCTTCGTTGTGTAACATCATGACTTATTACAAGTAATGAATCTATTTCACCACCATCATATTCTGGAACCATATATGAATGAAAGAATTTTAATCCATGGATTGAATGAAATTCATATTCCATTTCCTGTATTTCTCCAGTTTTTAAAACCTTTCTGGCATTTTCCATCCATATTTTAGCAATTCCATTTAATGGAGTTATATCCTCAATTTTCTTACCAATTAAATTCTCAGAGGATAATCCCAAAGTTTTGGAACCATGATTGACATATTTATACCTTAATTCTTTGTCTAATCTTGAAATAACATCGGGAGAATTCTCTGCAAGAGCCCTGAATTTTTCTTCACTTTCCCTTAAAGCTCTTTCTATTCTTTTAATCTCATTAATATCGCTTTCCAGTCTTATGTTACATCTTGAAAGTTCTTTAGTACGTTCGTGGACTTTTAACTCCAAAGTGTCCTGTGTTTCCCTTAAAATACTTTCTAACTCTTTAAGTTCAGTGATATCCTCACATACAATTAATATTGTAATCTTACCATCAGTTTCTTTTACTGCACGTGCTGTTTCCTTAACCCAGATCATACTGCCATCCCTACGAACCTTTCGCAGTTCCCAGTGGAATAATTGTCCAATATTCTTAACACAGCGTTTTATATTTAAGATAGCAGCTTTTTTATCTTCTTCATGGAACACCTTTAATACAGATTGTCCAACTAACTCATGAACTGTAAATCCTAATTGTTCAGCTCCAAACTTGTTTACAGACAGTATTACAGCTTCGCAGTCCACAGTGAAGTACATTGAAGGATTATGATCATATAAAAATCGGTACCGATCTTCGCTTTCTATTAAAGCCTCTTCCCATTGCTTCCGATCCGTGATATCAATCCATACACAGTGAGTTTGCTTAAAAGTACCATCTGCTGCATATTCAATATTACCATCAATCAGTATAGTTATTTGAGCATTATCTTTACATAAAAGCTTGAATTCTGATTTCCGCATATATCCTAGTTCATTAAATCTTTTAAAACGTTTTTTAAATGTATATGTGCATTCCGGAGTCATTATATCTGTAAATGGATGTCCAATGATTTCTTCCTTGGCATAACCCATAGCATCAAGAAATGCCTGATTTACCTCGATAAAATTACCATTACAATCCAATGATTGGTATGGGAGAGGAGAATTTTCATATAATAACCGGAACCTTTCTTCACTTTCTCGAAGTGCATTTTCAGTGCGTTTATATTCCTTTATTTCATTCCTCAATTTTTCATTGTTTTTACTAAGCCTAACCACATATTCTGCAATTTGTTCCAGTTCAACATTTCCATCTTGTAATGCCCTTTCCAGGTCGCAGATAAGTTGTTCTTTAGTTTTAATCCCAGTTTTCATTTTGAACAACTCACAATATTTTTTTATTTATTAACGACTAATCTGAATTTATTTAATTCAATATATTGTATAAACACGTTTTTATTGTTAACAAAGCATTTAAATTCAACTTTTCAAAAATAGTTCCTCAGGTTAATTTTATTTGAATATGTTGAACTCCTGTTTTCCAGCATAACATACACTGGATGTATGCTTTCAAATTCAATTATACTTTAATCAAATAAAGTATTATTTAAGTAGGATTTCTTAAATTTTTTATTCAATTCGTATCCGTTTTTATTATTTGATCATTAATACATTTTTCGATTCTTTTAACAGGGCGAAAATACGGTAAATTCAAAATCAAATGAATTTTAAAAACGGAATTTGTCAAATATTATAGATAACATCATTTTAATAGACTACCAAAATTCAAGTTAGCTAAAAATAAAATTCAATTTAAAATTTAAAAATAGAAATTAATGCTTATTTTTTATTTCAAAAGCCTACGAAAGCATAACATACAAACACTGTCAAAAATTTTCAATTTTCGAATGCCGTAGGAAGCTATCAAAATCGTAGATTTTGATGCTGTAAAATTAAAAATTTTACAAGCTTCGCTTCCTGGCAACGAATCGAAGATTCGTATGCTTCGTATTTTCTAACCTTTGGAAATCAAAGATTTCCAATGTTTGCAAATTGAAAATTTGCAACCGTAAAAAATCGTAGATTTTTTACATGCCCAAACGCTTCGCGTTTGGTGGTCCCAAAAATCTCTGATTTTTGAGGATTTTTGCTGTTTGTAAAGTCATAACAACAGGTTAGTGTTTAAGAAGCATTCGAAAATTATGTTTTCGATGCTCTTAAAACCATAACTTTCAGTCATGGTTTTAAGAAGCTTGCAAAAACTATTTTTTGCTGTTTGTAAAACATTAACTACGTTAATGTTTAATGAAGTCTTCAACAAAATTTCTGGCCTCATTCAACGCTTCCAGAGGAATTCCTTTTGGCATTCCACCTATTTCTCCTTCAACATTTTTCAAGACACCTTCTCCGGCACCTAAAAACATTCCTTCACTTGTAATTCCCATAAAGCTTGTCGGTGGGAGCATTGCCACAGCAACCCTATTAGATTCTTTAACCTCTAAATCATTAGTTACAACTGTTATGACCCGTTTGATGTTTACATTACAAACTAAGAGACTGTCTGCACCTGGATGTTCTCCAGCACTTACAATATCTCCAACTTTAATATCAATGGCAACTATAGGGTCATCTATTGGCCCAAGAGCCAATCTTTTATCTAAATTTAAAACTGTATCTAAAAAGAAACGGATTTTAGCGATAGCTTCTTCTAATTTAATTTTTTCTTCCTTATTTACCATATCTAAAAAATGGCTGTACCACTTTTCCCCACCGAAATTTTCAATTATTTTCCCTGCTTTTTCTTTTAAAGATTCAATCTGAGGCATTTTGGCTAAATCAGCAGGTTCAACATAAGAATAGTACATGGATTGAATTTCAGGGATCATATCTCGGGCTATTTGCCGAACATCTCGTTTATTCCACCTTCCCCTTAAATTGGCTCCTTCTATGGTTCTTAAAAAAAGATCTACTGACTTTTCACATATTAATAATCTGTAATCATTGCTTGTATCCCACATATAATCACCATAACTATCAAAATTCGAATTATAAGTAATATGTTAATTCAATTTCTTTATTTATTTTATAGAGTTAATTATTAGAATTTTAATTTACTTTATAATTGTCCTTTACAATTTATAACTTCAATGACCACTGGCGTAAATAATAGTGAAAAGTATGATTAAATGAAACTTATGTAATATTTTTAATCATAGTTTATATTGTGGATTCAAAATTCCATTAATACATTTAGGTATCCTGTTTTAAAACATTGGGCTAATTTTCGAAATATTTAAGTAGATAAATGATTCAAACCTTATTCAATAATCAGAATTATTTAACTAAATGTGGTGGTAACAAATGGTCGATTTATCTAGCCTGTATAATTTAGATGTATACACAACACGTGGAAAATACGTTGGAAGAGTTCAAGACGTGGTATTAAACATTAAAAAAGGAAGGGTATCAGTTCTTAAAACAAGAGTAATGGCACCTGATAAAGTAAAAAGTGTTGGAATAAGGGATGTTATTAAAACCAGCATGCGCTTTGTTCCAGAAGTAGACGAAGTAAGACCTTTAAAAGAAGAAGGTAACATAGACATACAGTACGACAGAGTACAAGCTGTAGGGGATATTATTTTAATAAGCCCCGAAGTATCGACCACACCCGCAGCTGCAACCACATCAAAATAAGGGAAAATAAATGAAAGTTGGAATTATAGGATGCGGGGCCATAGCTAACATCATGACCAATTTTGCAGTTGAAGGTAAATTAGGCGTTGATTTAAAATTCTTTTATGATAAAGACATTGAAAGGGCAGAAAATTTAGCCCTTCAAGTTGATGGAACAGTGGTTCTTGAAATTGAAGATATGCTGGACAAAGTCGATCTGGTAATTGAAGCTGCTTCACCTCATGCCGTTGGAGAAGTTATCCCTCAAGTACTGGAGAGCGGAAAAAATGTTCTTATAATGAGTGTTGGAGCTTTAATGGATTTTGAACTTAAAGATAGGCTTGAAAAGATTGCAGCTTCAACAGGAGCTAAAATATATGCCCCTTCAGGCGCCATAGTAGGTTTAGATGGGATTAAAGCAGCTTCCATTGGAAAAATATCCGAAGCCTCGCTTATTACCAGAAAACCTCCCCGGTCACTTGGAATTAAAACAGATGGGGAAACTATTCTTTATGAAGGAAAAGCATCAGAAGCTGTTAAAGAATTCCCTACCAATATAAATGTAGCAGCAGCCCTGAGTATTGCCTGTGGAATAGATATTGATGTTAAAATAATAGCAGACCCTTCAGTTGATAGGAATATGCATGAAGTTCACGTTGTCGGAGATTCAGGTGAATTTACAACTATCACCAAAAATGTTAGGTGCTCCATGAACCCTAAAACAAGCGTTTTAGCCGCATATTCTGCAATTAAACTTCTGAGAAGATTAAATGAAAATATAATTGTAGGAACATAATTTTTTTCCTATCTTATTTTTAGAAAACTTTGATATTATGAGAGAATGTGAAATATTTTCAAGTTTGAAGGTTCCTTGCGGATCTAAAATTGTTATACGGATTGATGGAAGAACATTTTCTAAATTATCCCATGATTTAAAGTTTAAAAAACCTTATGATGACCAGTTTAAAGACATAATGGTCAAAACATGCGAAGATTTTTTTAAAGAATTCAGCCCTGCACTTATTTACACATTCTCTGATGAGATAAACATTTTATTATCTGAAATTCCCTTTGGGGGAAGGATTGAAAAGCTGGACTCAGTTTTTGCAAGTTTTATTACAGGAAGCTTCACAAAAAACCTGTCAAAAACAGTTAAAAAGCCTATTTCATTTGATTCCAGAGTAATCCCACTTTCAGAAAAAGGCACTGTAACCTATTTTAAAGAAAGGCAGGATGAAGCCTGGAGAAACTGCATCAATGGATATGCTTACTGGACTTTAAGAAAGGAATATACTAAAAAAGAGACCATGGAAATTTTAAGAGAGAAAAAAAGTAGCGGGCTCCATGATATCCTGTTTAAAAGAGGCATAAATCTAGCTGAACTCCCAGCATGGCAAAGAAGAGGCATAGGAATCTACAAAAAAGAAGAAATAATTGAAGGATATAACCCTGTTAAAGATGAAAAAGTAAAATCTGTACGGAAAAAAATTTTTGTTGATGAAGATCTGCCTATATTTAATGCTGAATTTTTCAGTAAAAAACTAATTTTATAGATCATTGAATGATTATATCACTAATTTTTACATGTTGCATAAAAGTTTCAACTATAACTTATACAATAAATAGAAATGATTGTAATTTTATTAAAATAAATAATAACCTATAAAACATTGAACCTGATAAAATGAAGCTGAACAATTTACTTGGAAAACTTCTTGGAACATCTAAGTACCAGTTTGAAGAAGTACATGTGGAAAGCGAAGTTATAGACGAAATAATGAACATTGCAAAGGAAGCATATCCTAACGAGTTCATGGCCCTTTTAGAGGGAAAAGTAGAGGAAAAAATACTTAAGATAACTGGTTTAGTATTTCTTCCAGTTGAAACTTCTCAGGAAGGAGCTGTAATGCAGGTATTCATGCAGCCTTTAAGCACCAATTCAGTGGGATCTGTTCACAGCCATCCCGGTCCTAGTGCTAGCCCATCTGATGCCGATCTGAATTTTTTTGCATCAAAAGGATTCTTTCACATGATAATTGCAGAGCCTTATGATAGAGAAAGTATCAGAGCTTATGACTCCTTCGGTAATCGGGCAGATTACAGGATAATTTAGAAACGCTCATGTCCATATCAAGTACATTATTTATACGGGTTAATTTAAGTTGACTTGTTTTAAAAAATTCATTTATTTAATCAAAAGTTACATAATAATTTAAATAGTAATATTTGCACAATACTCCAAGCGAAAAATAAATATTCAATCTGATTTTGCAGTTAAAAATTAATTTAATCAAGCTTAAAAATGAGAAAAAAATAGAAATAAATAATTTAATTATCTATTTTTTGATGGTTGATGTATTACAACTGGACATATACCGCATCATAAACATGTTCTAATGCCCTGATTTCATCAATTACATCTACTGGAACCTTTTGATCCACTGTTAGAACCATTACTGCTTCTTCACTAGGTGCCTGTCTACCGACCTGCATTTTAGCTATGTTTATTCCATGTTCGCCCAGTTTTGTTCCAATGGTACCAATACTTCCAGGAATATCTTTGTATCTGGTTATTACCATTGTTCCTTCAGGTTTTACGTTGACCCAGTACTTGTCAATTCTTACAATCCTTAGATCTCTTGTAGCATTACCCTCAATGCTTAGTTCGCCTTCATCGCTCTTAATTTCAATTTTTATAAGGCTTTTATATCCTTCTGCTTCACTTCTTTTACTTTCGGTGATGACAATGCCCCTATTTTTAGCAATGGTAGGTGCGTTGATCATGTTTACAGGCTCAGTAAGTATGGAATTTAAGGTTTCTTTTAAAACTGTCCTGCTTATTACGTCTACCCGTGGGAAGTCAGCTAGTTCTCCGCAGTAGGTTATATTAACTTCAGTTATGTTGCCTTTTGCAGCTTGAATTAAGAAATTAGCTAATTTTTCAGAAAGTTTTAAATAAGGTTTTATGGCATGAAATGTTTCTGGATCTAAAACAGGCATGTTTAAAACGTTTTTAGGTGCTTCACCCATAAAAACTTTCTTAACTTCGTTTGCAACGATTATTGCGGCATCTCTTTGTGCTTCTTTAGTTGATGCTGCAATGTGAGGAGTTACAACTATATTATCAAGTGTTAAAAGAGGACTGTCTTTTGGAGGTTCTGTTTCGAACACATCAAGTCCTGCCCCACCAATTATGTTATTTTTAAGTGCTTCATAGAGGTCATCTTCGTTTATTATACCTCCCCGTGCACAGTTTACTATGAAAGCATTTTCTTTCATCATTTCAAATTCTTTTTTGGATATGAGATGTTTTGTCTCAGGAGTAAGTGGAACGTGTATTGTCATGACATCTGAATTTTTAAGTAAGTATTCAAGGTCTACAACTCTAACTCCTATTTCTGCTCCTGCTTCTTCAGTTACGTATGGGTCGTAAACAAGAATTTCCATTCCAAATGCTTTTGCCCTTATGGAAACCTGGGTTCCAATTCTCCCTAAGCCTATAATACCAAGGGTTTTACCATTCAGTTCTATACCCATGAATTTGCTTTTTTCCCATTTTCCTCCTTTTACGGACTTATCTGCAATTGAAATTTTCCTTATAAGAGTCATTATAAGTCCCATTGTGTGTTCTGCAACAGTTATTGAAGTTGATTCCGGTGCATTAACTACCATTATTCCCTTTTCTGTAGCAGCAGCCATATCAACATTGTCTACACCGACACCTGCTCTCGCTATAATTTTAAGCTTTTCTGCTGCTTCTATTACAGCACGAGTTACTTTGGTTCTACTTCTAACAATAATAGCATCAAAATCTTTAATTTCTTCTATGAGCTCTTCTTGAGTTATGGAAGTGTTTACTACAACATCTGCCACATCTTCAAGCTCTTTAATTCCTTTTTCATTTATTTGATCAGCTATGATTACCTTCATCTTATCCATTATTTCACCAGCCGCATATCTATTTTATAATTTGCCATGATTTGTGCAAATGTAACTATAATATTTCATATGAATTATGAATGAAAAAAGTTTAAAAATTTAAGCAAATCACTTATTAACTAAATAACATTCTTCACATGATCACAGCATGAGCCTAAACTAATAGAATCACTACTGTACAATATATATAAATAAATTTAAACTATTGAGGATTTAATTTAAATATATCTATTGTTATAAGTTTTGTTGTTTATGATTTAAACTAATTAGTATAAAATTCAATAACCTTTAATGAAATTAAGTAAAATATTATCATCATTTAATAATTACCTTCTGTAATTTCTAGATTTCTAAAATCCTCCCTTTAAATTATTGTATCTCCTATTTTATTTAAATGAAAATAAATTTAAATCTGTTGTTACAGAGTATTAAATAATACATAAAATTTATTAATTGAGGGGATAGGAATTACATATGATACTCAAGAACAGATAAACCAATTCTTAGAAGATAAAAATTTAATTGTTGCATCAAATAGAGGGCCCGTTGAATTTCATATTAAAGAAGGAAAAACTGAAATGAAAAGAGGAGGAGGAGGATTAGTATCTACTCTACTTCCATTTATGACTCGTGTTAAGGGATCATGGGTTGCAAGCGCCATGACTGAGGGAGATAGAAAAATAGCAGCAGAGCATAAGAAATGCATGGTGCCAATTCCCGAAGATAATCCTGATTTTTGTGTTTCTTTTGTTGTTGTGGATCCAGAAATATATAAAGATTATTACAGTGTAATAAGCAATCCTCTTATCTGGTTTGTGCAGCACTACATGTGGAATACGCCTTATATGCCAGAAATTGATGACAATATCCATAAAGCATGGCATGACAGTTATGTATATGTAAACCAACAGTTTGCAGAGAGAATTATAGAAGAAGTGAAATTAAGTGAAAAAAAACCTCTAATTATGCTTCAGGATTATCATTTATATACATGTCCCAGTTATATACGAGAAAAACTTGATGATGTTTTTTTAAGCCATTTTATCCATATTCCCTGGCCTCAATCTGAATATTTTAGTATTCTTCCAGAGTATATGCAGGAAGCCATTATTAAAGGGCTGTTATCCAATGATATAATTGGATTTCATCTGGAAAAATACGCCCGGAATTTTCTATATACCTGCGAACCGTACGTAGATAAAGTAGATTACAAGACAGATACAATATGGTACGAAGGGCGTAGAATTTTTGTAAAGAATTATCCAATATCCGTTGATGATAAAAAACTCATAGAAAATGCAAAAAGCCCAGAAGTAATAGAAAAAGAAGAATTAATTAAAAAAATTAAGGGAGACAATTTTTTATTATATAGAACTGATAGGGCAGACTTAAGTAAAAATATAATCCGTGGATTTAAAGCATATGAACTATTTTTACAGAAGCATCCTGAATTTCATGGAAAAGTGATATTTCTATCAACTGGGATGCCTACAAGACAGCAGATAAAGGAATACTGCGATTACAGAGATGAATCTTACAAAATAATCGATTCAATCAATGAAAGGTATTCTAAAGATGGTTGGATGCCAATTAAACAGATTTTTAAGGCAGATTATGGGCTCGTAACTGCGGCCTTTAAACATTATGATTGTTTACTTGTAAACCCAATTATAGATGGCATGAATATCGTTGCAAAAGAAGGGCCCGTAGTAAATGAAAATAATGGCGTTTTAATAATGTCAAATGGTGCAGGCTCTTACGAGGAGCTTAAAGATTATTCTATTATTGTGAACGCTTATGATATCAGCCAAACAGCGGATGCAATATATCGAGCCATTATGATGAGTAAACATGAAAGACAAAGACTTATTGAAGGGCTTAAAAAGACTGTTCAGGAGAGAAATGTTTATATATGGATGCAAGAACAGTTTAACGACATTCGTAAGCTATTTTAAGTTATATATACTCTAATTTTGTAGTAACTTTTTATTTTTAACTTATCTTAATTTATCTGAAAATAATTATTTTAAATAACAGCATTTTAAGCTTGTTTTTTAGCTGTAAATCTTCTTTTGAGTTCAAAAAATCAAATAAATATAAATTCATTAAAACATATATTAATAAAGAAAGTTTTTTTAACACGCTCATGACTTGAAGGTGGTGCAGACCATTATGATAAAATTATATGAATTATATTGTAAATTGCGATCATTAGTACTCCACATAGCTAAAATTACAATTTAATACAGGACAAAACTTATAAGTGTATTATGGATATGGGCGTTTAATAAAATTAATATCAGGAGGAAATTAACATTCCAGCTTCAGATGAATGCATAAATCAATTTCTTGAAGATAAAAATTTACTTATAGCATCTAACCGAGGACCAGTAGAATTCTTTTATGAAGATAATGATAAAATAGGGATGAAAATAGGGGCCGGAGGAATAGTTCCCACTTTGCTCCCATTTATGGAAAAGAACGGAGGTACATGGGTTGCAAGTGCCATGACCGATGCAGATATAGAAATGGCCGGCAGATTCCCAGGAAATAAAATACCCATCCCCCTGGAAGAACCCATGTTAAATGTCCAATTAATTAGATTAGACAAAGAAAAGTACAATGAATTCTACAATACATTTAATAACTCTTTTTTATGGTTTATACATCACTACCTTCTGAATTTGACTTATACTCCAGAAATTGATGAATGTATACATCAAGCATGGCAGAGCTATCAATATGTAAACCAGAAATTTGCAGAAAAAATAGTTAAGGAAGTGAATTCATCAAATGAAGAAACTTTAGTCATGCTCCACGATATCCATCTGCAAACGTGTCCCAGCTACATCCGAAAAAAGTTTGATGATATTTTTTTGAGTCAGTTCATACACATTCCATGGCCCCAACCAGATTATTTTTCAATTTTACCCCACTACATGGAGAAATCTATTGTAGAAGGGCTTTTATCCAACAATCACATCGGTTTTCATATTGAAAGATATGTTAAAAATTTTTTGATGACCTGCCAAAATTATGCCGATGATGTAAACTTTAAAAATAATATAGTACATTATGACGGCCGTGAAATCTTTGTAAGAAATTATCCCATCTCTGTTGATGTTAAAAAGCTAACTGAATTTGCAAAGTCTGAGGAAGTTTTAAAACAGGAGCAGTATGTTAAAAAAATTAAAGGAAATAACTTTTTAATTTACAGAACTGAAAGAATGGATCCCAGTAAAAATATTATAAGGGGCTTTAAAGCATATGACCTTTTTTTCCAAAATCATCCTGAATTTAAGGGAAAAGTTATATTTTTCATAACTGGAGTGGCAAGTAGAGAAAATGTAAAGGAATATAGAGATTATAAAATGAATGTGAACAGTATAATCAATGAAATCAATGGAAAATATTCTAAAGATGGGTGGAAACCTATAGTTTCCCATTTTAAAGCAGAATATTCGCTTGTAACTGCTGCATTTAAAAATTACGACTGCCTTCTAATAAATTCAATTAATGATGGAATGAATATCGTTCCCAAAGAAGGGAGCATTGTAAATGAAAATAATGGTGTTTTAATAATATCTGAAACCACAGGAGCTTACGATGAACTTAAAGAAAATGCAATTAATATAAATGCACTTGATATTACAGAAACAGCTGATGCCATTTATAAAGCCGTTACAATGAAACATGACCAACGTAAAAAGCGTTTAAATGGACTTAAAAATGTTATCTGTCACTATGATGTATATAAATGGATGGGAGAACAGTTCAACGATATTCAAAAACTATTTTAAGCACATAATAAATAGTTAGTTCACTGTTAGAGGGAGGCAAAAATATGGATGTAAATGAATTCATTGTGGTAAGTTCAAACCACGTACCTGGATACAAAGCTGTTAAAACTCACGGTTTCGTATATGGACTGACTGTAAGAAGTAGAGGTCTTGGCGGACAAATAGGTGCAGGACTGCGTTCCATGTTTGGTGGGGAAATAAAAGAATATGTTAAAATGATGGAAGATACAAGAGATGAAGCTTTACATAGAATGGTACGTCACGCGCAATCAATGGGAGCTAATGCTGTAATAAGCGTGCGTTTTGATTCAAATGACATTTCAGACGTGATGCAGGAAATTTTAGCCTATGGAACTGCAGTAACAGTGGAAAAGGAGTAAATTTGGGATAAAAATGTTTGAGGGAACTATTACAATCAACGACAGGGAAATACCAAGAACTCTTCTTGGGACTTCCCCATTTATAGGAGCAGCTCATTTTGGGCACAGATCTAGACTTTACCAGTTAGACCTTTATGACAAACCAGAAAACATACTTAAAATACTTAAGAAATCATATGAACTTGGAATTACTGGTATTCAGCTTATACCTTATGAACCTGTAGTAAAAGCCCTTAACTGGGCCGCGGATGAAGGTTATGATTTTAATATTGTTGGAACTGTAAGACAGGACTGTGAAAATGAAGATATAGAATTTCTAACCCAACTTGGAGCAAGCACTGTGATTCTTCATGATTCAGCCGCTGATAGTTTAAATTACGATTTTTTAGCCGAAAAACTTGAAGATATCAAAGAGACAGGGGCGGTTCCAGGACTTACAACACGCAAGCCTTTCAATACAACAAAAAATCTTTTAGAATCACCCATACTGGA is a genomic window containing:
- a CDS encoding trehalose-6-phosphate synthase, whose translation is MASNRGPVEFFYEDNDKIGMKIGAGGIVPTLLPFMEKNGGTWVASAMTDADIEMAGRFPGNKIPIPLEEPMLNVQLIRLDKEKYNEFYNTFNNSFLWFIHHYLLNLTYTPEIDECIHQAWQSYQYVNQKFAEKIVKEVNSSNEETLVMLHDIHLQTCPSYIRKKFDDIFLSQFIHIPWPQPDYFSILPHYMEKSIVEGLLSNNHIGFHIERYVKNFLMTCQNYADDVNFKNNIVHYDGREIFVRNYPISVDVKKLTEFAKSEEVLKQEQYVKKIKGNNFLIYRTERMDPSKNIIRGFKAYDLFFQNHPEFKGKVIFFITGVASRENVKEYRDYKMNVNSIINEINGKYSKDGWKPIVSHFKAEYSLVTAAFKNYDCLLINSINDGMNIVPKEGSIVNENNGVLIISETTGAYDELKENAININALDITETADAIYKAVTMKHDQRKKRLNGLKNVICHYDVYKWMGEQFNDIQKLF
- a CDS encoding heavy metal-binding domain-containing protein, which translates into the protein MDVNEFIVVSSNHVPGYKAVKTHGFVYGLTVRSRGLGGQIGAGLRSMFGGEIKEYVKMMEDTRDEALHRMVRHAQSMGANAVISVRFDSNDISDVMQEILAYGTAVTVEKE